The Theileria parva strain Muguga chromosome 1, complete sequence, whole genome shotgun sequence DNA window CTGGTTGATACGTTTAATCTAACTCCATGCGTTACTCCAGGGAAAAAATCTTTAACATCAATGGCATCGACCTTTTTGGCAAGGTGGGTTTTTTTACTTTCAAAATCAAGttctattttataataatccaAAGACAAATCTTCAGTTATCAGAAAAcatgaataaattttatcagacaccttataaatatatacgTTTTTGATATCATGATGTGGTGGAATTTGTATAGAACCCAACTCCTGAAGTTCtttattgaattttatagtttttGTCTCTTCCACTTTTGGGCCAGCTATTTCGGCGCTTATCAAATGCCCGATTCTTGATTCACCAGTAGAAACATAAACATGTTCTGAAGATAAGAAAAATGTAGCATCTGAAAATGAGAACATCATTTCCATGTTATGTATTCCAGAAATGATAATTCTTGGTTCTGGCCCATCTTCGTATACATAGACTGAATTTGGTGATAATAAGCACAttagtttattttcttCGTCAAATGATATGTGATTGATTTGAACTAGTGGTACATTTATTTTGACAACAGATTTGAATGAAGTTTCAAGATTATCAGTCTGTGTAAAACATGATAGTTTCCTCTTATTATAAAAGCAAATACGAACTCCATATATAAATCTACCATAAAAATCATTAGacttaataatttgattaagTTCTAAAGACTGCATTTTAGATTCAGATGCAATTCCTGCGAAATAGCAACCCTTCTGTACACATGAACATACTTTGTAAATTCTATCTTTCGGTGTAAATTCACcaaaataactaatataatttCCAAATGAAATCCAACGACGCCCATCATTAGGGAGCCAAAATCCTCCCTGGTCTCTAGATTCACTTATCTGTTCTTTGTATGTGTAATTTTCTGTAACAAAGGTTATGAAACTTGAGTACTGATTTGCAGATGTAGATATGTTGGTTAATTCTGTTGGTTTAAgcattttacaattaaatgAGAAGTCATTTGAAAAGAAAAATCTCACAGAATAAGTAACACCAGGGAATCCTGTTGTTGGGACCAGGATCTTAATCGCGTCATTCTGTCTATTGATTATAAAATGCGTGCCGGAAAGAGGTGTTTGGGTATTAATTATTCCGATAAAGTCCCAAGATACTTCATATTTCACATCAAAttctataattttatcaggTAAGGTAGTTTGTTTTGAATGCATTTCGGTAATTTTTTGTGAAAGTTCTTTGTGTGATTTAggatttattaaacaaacgtaatatattttacctGGTGTTAATCCCTTAAAAGTGTTGGTATAATATTTCCATGAGTCTTTAACTCTATGACTATATGAATGTGGATAAACTCCCTTTCTGTCATTGCATATTGTTTGGTAGTCTGTATACTGACTGTTTCTTGACATAATTAGTTTAACTAAAAATTGTTCTGAAGAACTAGTTTTGATTTCGGCTATCATATCTCCATCCTCCCATTTTGCtttaatttctaaaaaGCTTCTTTTTGATGGGTAAACTATTCCCATAACTGAATCAAACTGATCTTCTGTAAAGCAAAATGTATGCTTCCAACGGTCACAGGCTAGAATTACATATGGGTAACGGTTATCCACGTACAATCTGGGCAAAAACATACTATATTTAATCCATTTGGTTCCAGAGGCGGATTTAATACTCTTGTCTGGTAAATATACAAGTTTATTTGGAATAAAATCATCAAAAAGAACATTTTTGTAGTATAATGAACGGTATAGATCATCTGTGTTATAtgacaaattaaaattatattttgtgAGGACGGTGTTGTGACCGATTTTATGGTCATCATTACTGCAATTCTGGATATCGAATACTGACCTAGGTACTTTTGAGTCGGCTACTCTAGATACTGCCGAATTATCCTCTAAATCACAAGCGTGAACTAACATTATTTCACTCAGTGGGTGAAAATCTGAATTTAAGGTAATTTCTGCTATTCCCATTGGGTTTGAATAgaatacatttttaaagtatCCAGAGGTTTTATCATTTACCTCAAAAGTATAAAGAGGTATTTTGTGTTCTGGAGATTTGTCACCTTTGAATGAGGCACATATTCTCACCTTTTTGCCGTAAAGATCTAATGGAAGTAGAAATATAATTCCTTCAGGagttattttatgaaataTGTGTTCTATCTTCCactgtaaatttttatctcCGCACCTGCTCGGGAGTCCGTCAATATCTTCAGCAGACTGAGCACTTAAGAAAAATTTGTCACTAGAAAGCTTCCACATATGATCACCTTCATTAAAAGGTTTCggattttttaattttatttctgCGAGGATATGTTTGTCAAGTACCTTATGTTCAAAAGAAGATATGTTACTATGATTAAATACAGTTATTCTGTACAACAATGTAGGAAGGTTAGTATCGTTCTCgaaaaaaagaaaaatgTAAACAACACTGAATGGGTCAGATTGTTCTATGAAACTGTTTAAGGAGACATATGAAACAAGTTTATTGTTAcataatgtaaaatttagaGTTTCAGTAGGATTTCTATATTCATACTTCTTAGAAACTACAAGTTTTACACGTTTTTGATCATAGTTACCCAAAATTATCCCTAAATCGTTATTATCGTCGattgaataaaatgtaGAAAGTCTTATAAAGTAAATATGTTTGTCTTCATAACTATTGGATTTTTTAGGTCGATTGTCTAAACATATTCTTCCTTTTGGAAGGTGCCAATTATCGCGCTTAAAAAGTGCTTTAtaatagtttaattttagctTAGGCGGGTCAGGTGGTACATCTGTTACGTCATCAAATATAAGATCGAATTTTTCagttttttcatttttaaagcAGTTATCAGAAAAGTTTATATAGGCGTTTTTTGGTTTATAATTGAGTTTTAATCTTAAATCACATTCGGTATCATAAAGACAAACATAAATGAAATCCAATGGGTCAGGTATTGGTGTAGAAAAGACAtgtgataatttaaaaattaaaaacaatattaGAAACTTAAATACCTTCATTtgtattttcattaatgtgttgaataaaaagaatgatttaaaaaaatatagaaatgtttttaaaaggttaattaaaaataaatgttataaaattttaatatttaatgattGAAACAgaaaatatatacaattaataatagAAATACAGAAAGTTattcaaatgtgtaagatataatataatgtCAAGATGTATACACACCAACGAAGAAAAATGGGGAAATGAAaagattaaatttacagaattctaatatttaaatatctttttacactgttatatttaattttaaataatattcttttcatttgtatattaattttggccctttttgtaattttatataaaatattattgattCCTTATTTTAAAAGTGATTACactttgtatttttatatttaacatcTAACCAtggtataaattaaattttaatgaaattcGTTGTTGTGGCTGTCCCCGGAGTCATTTCTCCCGAGTATTTTCACTATTGCccattatttttaattttagttcAAATGGCGACGAGATTCTTAGAGCAATCGGGGGAAAGGAAGGCTTACGTTCAGTTTTAAATGGAGAAAAATCaggtatttatttttccattttatttataatttagaaCAACTGATATTGAGGTTTGGAATTGACTCAACAAGTAGTTTCGTTCCAGCCAACACATATGAAGATAACATTCCCTGTAAATTAGTGGCAAAAGCCAAGCTTTGGAAGTCTGGAAAATGTACTATAGAATTGTTGGGGCCGGTTGTAGATTACTTTTCATTTTCACACCCTTCGGACTTCCTTCACTTAAGTCTACAACCTGTCGTAGCTGGAGAACTGGTTGGTGACAGATTACCATCAAACGTACCAACTATCCCTCCACCGATTTTCACCAAGATTGATATGATCGATCAATTGTTTAATAAGAGTTTGTCAAGTGGTTCTACCCCTTCTACTACCCAGAAGGTTAAAAAGTACGCTTCTGGCTCAATATTCAGCTCAGTAGCTCGTTTTGAAGACACTAATGTTCCACTAACTCCACTAAATCTTGCTCTGCCATCTCCAGGTAATTAAATCCAGAACCATAAAGTTTAGATCCAACCTTGATGAGTTATATGGAAAACTTGTTTAATAAAAGAAAACTCTGGCTGAGGAGTGCATTAGATGAATTTTTACCTGTAGGATATTCCAACTGGAAGAAGAGAACGGCATTTTCAAGaatatgttatttattctCAGGTAAATAAATTGGAATATGAGTATTTAGATGGTCCATGGAGAGGATgcatgtgtaaaataggCTATGATCCAAGAAAGGATATAGAATCGAGATTCTATCAGGTATGCATTCCCTtcactaaaaattttcagaCCATTGATTTCAGAGATCCACACTATAGAACAATTTCTTGGAAAACCGGGAGGCGTTCACTGTCAAACCCTGAAAATCTAGGCCATGAACTTACTATAGATAAGGAGAAGACATATGGAGAACTTTCCAAAGAAGTTATAACACCGAACCCTGAAGTTCATTTCTTAATTCCTTCAAACAGGCCTTCACAATTGTACCAATTGTGTGATATATGTGACGCCGGGATACAGAATATAGTACACTCAACTGATTTTTCAAGCGGAATTTTGAACAATGAATGCTCCAAATCTACAGGTAAGCCACTATAccctaaaatatatttgaaGGATGGTATTCCGTGTCAGCCCTAACTAAAATAAGGGATATGATGGTCGTAAAGTCACTTCGCATGAGACATCAACACAACCAACTAGtcacaaattaataattttttaatttttgtattatatcACATGTACATTATTTctattttgttttaaaatgaaaGATGAAGAGGATTTAGAATTCAGGAGATGCGTAAACCATATTCTGTCAAACTCGACAAAGCAAGATAATTTCCTCAAGTGTATCGACCTTCTTGGGATTAAAACTAaccaatttaatataatacacGTTAGCGGAACGAATGGAAAGTCTTCCGTGGCATTCAAGGTCTCAAAATGCCTGGTTTCTCTGGGTATATTgctaaatttttaaattttttgtaatttcAGGGTTAAAAGTCGGCTTGTTCACATCTCCGCATATTTTTGAGTATACTGAAAGGATTAGAGTGCAATGTGTACAGATTTCAAAATCGGACTTTGTTAGGATCACTGATTACATCTTCTCTGTTATTGGGGATATACCTATTCATTTCTTCTCCGTAAGAATTTACACTTTTTCACTCTAATAAATGTTTTTAGTCAGTGCTCTTGATATCTTTGGTGTATTTCGTTGAAAAAAACGTAGAATGGGTCGTTCTCGAATCTGGGATAGGAGGCCTTCTTGACCCTACCAACTTTGCACCTAACACAAAGGCAGTAGTTATATCCTCAATTGGTTTGTTTACGATATTTACATTCCGAACATAGGCTACGACCATATGGCAATCCTAGGGAAAACACTTGACGAAATAGCTCATCAGAAGGCTGGGACTATAAAACCTGGCTCAGTTGTAGTTCTTGGGCCGAACTGCTATAAAGATGAGATTTTTGAAAGTAAGGCTAAGGAAGTCGGAGCTAAAGTGATAAAGAATAACAAGAAAGACTTCGAATCCTTCGATGAAGAGAATACAGAAACTGCCAGGTACCTGTTCACATAACACCTGTTTTCATTATAATCCAGACTGGTTGTTGAGGAAGCATTGGGATTAGGGAAAGCTAATATTTCTGCGCTCAATTCAAGGCTGAAGATGAGGCTGAAAATACTCTCCAGGGAGGAATGTGAAGTGGTCAAGAACCATGTTTTTTCTAAATATCCTTCACTTGTTCCTAAATTGACCGAATATGGTATTCCCAAGGCTGTTGTTCTTGACATTGCCCATAACAATACTGCAATCAATAGACTCTGCTCcgtaattttacacatgaattcaaattaatatttttaggatTTATTCAAAGTTTTTACCGGGAATGCTGTTTTTTGTGTTTCAATTTCACAAAATAGGACCTTGAATATTTTCAACCCTCTTGGCTCATTTTTGAAGAGAGATAATCCCTCAAAACCTTCAATTGAGGTTTTGTATTTGGATGTAAACCATTCATATTGTCGAATGCTTGAAGATGTAAACCATGATTTGGATAACCCTGACTTATCTCCCGAGTATCTAatagataataaataaatatgtaaataaattttcagtGTAAAGAAGATTTTCAAGTCTGGCCTGGATAAGACAAGACAAATTTGTTCCACAGAGTCTAGTGGATTTAACCACTCTAATGCAGTTTTGGGTAAGTAAATGTATAAAACATATCATGAATAGACGATTTTGATAAAGTTTTGTATAGTGCGTTCATTGAATCCTGCAAGAATGGCGATATTCTTGTACTGACTGGTACCGCGTACATGATGGAGCAATCTTTTAAATCTCTGGGTTCTAGTTTCTAGGTGTTAATCTCTTCCTCTTTAGTTTATTTCTTCTTAGTTTCTTGAGTGTTGCGATCCTAGTGTTTGTTATTACTGATACGGCTGCATGTTTCTTTTTAACTAGTCTTGACTTCAGGACAAAGGTCCTTGCAAAGCTCAGGAGTTTAAGATATTCCAGTGGCGTATTATTCTTATTGAACCAGTTTTCTATATTTTCTAAAACACCGGAAGCCTTATCTGCATGTTTAGTATCAGGTTCTCTTTTATTCCTTGACTTGTGACTGATTCCTGGGGGCTTCGTGTGTGCAACTCTGAATAGTGCAATCATCAGCTTCAAGAGCATAACTCTATTTCTTGGCTCATATACTACCTCCATTGTGGCCAGATGTGAGAAAATCTCCAAAAGCACATTTAGTCTATGTGTACATTCAGACTTTCTTCCGAGGTTACACCTCAGAATGTAACACAGCTTTGAAACCATTCTCTCGAGTGATTTatccttaaaattttccAAGACATTTAtggaatttataaatactTCCTGGGTTGCCTGTTCCAATTTTCTGTGCCTTTCAATTGATCCAAAGTATGTCGACAAGTTTCTGAAACTTGACTTCAGTAGTATAAACACTCGGACACTAAAGTTGGGTATGAGTTCTTGTAACTTCTTGGTAGGTAAAACTTGAGAAAATACCCTAAGACTTGATGCGAGTATCCACGGATGCTGTGATGAGAGTCCTGAatttaatacaaaattCCAAATTCTTGAGGCAGGTTCTCTACTTAACTCAAACTGTAGTGTGAGAAAATGTTCCAAAAGCTTTAGCCAATAATAACAATTCTGCCAGTGATCATTATTGATTTCACCTATAAAACTACTCAACGGTTTCaggtttaatttattaattttatggaGTGACTTTTCATTCTTGAGTGCCAAGTATacaaaaaatgaaaatgcCAAGTGTACATGACTTTTCATCTTCCTTACAAAGTGTGATACCATGTCCAAAAGTTCATTCTTGTTTTCTCTGCTTCCTGTTGACCAAATGTTTGTGACTAGTATTTGTAACAGCTTCCTGCAACTTGTATCATCTTCAGACACCAGTTGTGGTAAAACTGCCACTACCACCAAGTTTGCATATCTTTTCCAAACCACTGGACTTGACAATTCCCTCTAAACAATAAACTGaatgtaaaaattgtataatataggTTTTAATTGGTATTGTGATAtctatatataaataacataGATAATGATATATGGATAACTGGTATAAATGTCTAAAGATACCATGATGATTGTGAGTGTTTTGATGGTGACTAATCTGACTTGTGGGTCTGAGGAGTTTATATGTTTGAGTAAAAGTGAGAATCTCTTTGATCTCATGCTTTCATCCATCGGTAAAAGTATAAATGAGTATCCAACTACCTTTGAAACCGACGATATTGACCTGGTTGATATGTTCCCTTTTAACATTCTGATCATTACTTCATACGTTACTTTGTAAAACTCTTTATTAAAGTATACACTTAAATTTTCGTTATCTGCTATTCCATTCTTTGCTTCCTTGGCTTTGTATCCATTTAACAATTTGGGCTCACCTAAAGACTTTTGACTTgacaaaatattattcGCGTTGGTAGAAGTTATGGTAAATGTATTTGTTCTAATTGTTGATTGGATCAGAGTTATCAAGAGTTTCAGGAGTGACGTATGTAGTCTTGGCCTGTTTAAGTTAGTCTCAATTTGGAGTAATAAACACTCCATTAACTTTCCACTTCTTTTGGACATATCCCAAGCTTCTTGTATTATGTccaaatatttattcttGAAGAATAGTGACATGAGTGCTATATGGTCTTTTGCAAGTTCTTCTGAACCTACTAAATCCAGTGATCCCATCCTTTCAACTAAATTTATGGCCAAAACTAGTCCGAAATCCTCAATTAACTCAGGTCTCGACTTACACAACTTTAACAAACAGCTACAACTCGACTTTTGAAGAATCACCTCTTCACTTAAAAAACTCACCAGTACACTAAATTCACAAAGACGATAACGAGTTTTGGGGTCTAATTCTGTGGTTTCACGGTCCAGAACACTATTTTCAGATACTGTGTTACTAGTTTTATGGTCTAGATCATGATTATCCAATTGatttaatgtattattAGACACATTGGGTTCGGTATCGGTAGAGCTTACTATATTACCAAATAAGCGTATAGATGAGTTGACAAATAAGGGAGCAAAGATATGGTTTTCAAACCCGGGTTTCTTCATGGATGATTCTAGGGATCTACCTGTTGAGGCACCTGGCATTACCGTAAATCTTTCAGTCAATTTTGAGTAATAACCTTTTTTAGCGGGTTCATCTTCCACTGATTTCGGTTCTGGCTTTGATAGTTCGAAATAATCACCAAAAACATAATCAGGAGTTGACATGTATTTGCTATACAACTCAAGGATATCTTTTGGAAACTGTGAAATGTTATCTTCAATCCCTCGCACCTTTGATAACATTGTCATAAATAACTTAAAACAAACTGTAGTCTTATCTATACTCTTATTAACTATAACGCCTGATGTGGCTGAAACTATCAATTCATTGATTTTCCTCAAAAATTTATCAGAATACTCCAAAAGACTCACCTTGGGACTCAACAACTTTCCATTTAAAAGTGAGGTCAGAAACGTAAAATTCTGTTCAACAACTTCCAAAGTCGCATACTGTGAAATCAGAGAAATAAGTTGTGGTGATTTCGGATGTCTTGCTTCATCTATTTTTGATTTTGAGTCATCTTTTTCCTGCACTCTCGATATCTCATCCAATATCATAGTGTACAAAAGCTTAAGTTGGTTTCCTGAGCCCAACACATTCTCGTCATCTAGTACTTTGTTcaaaattgaataaattgtaaaaattaacactgAGCACTTGTATCCCCTGGTCATGTTCGTGAACAACTCCCTAATAAACACGTCAATATACTTTGTTTTAAACGGTCTTGCCAGCTTAATTAGTGATATTCTTGCCAGCCTCCTGACGTCTCTGTTTCTAGATACTAGAAACTTGGCCAACACCCTAGTATGCAGTATCAACTCCTTATTGATTATAGATTCCGGGTAATATTGGAGCAAGTAACCTATACACTCAAAAACTTCCACCACCGGAACATCTCCTTGCTTCTTCTTTCCCTGCACAACACTCATCTTCTTCAACTTGGATAATATAAGGCCAACTCCCAGTGTATCTTTAAATGGTTCTGCTCTAGCTGAGGAATTCTCTTGTTTTTCTGACCCTTTCAAGCCCATGTTATGTGAATAAAGCTCTACAACCTTCAACTTTGTAATTGACGAGAAAATCTGTAAAACAATTGTTAGTTTACAGGAATCATAGATTTTCAGCAGTTTTTTCAGTATCTTTATGAAGGAATGTACTGGCAAGAGATGACATGATGAAATCAAGCATTGTTTAGAGGCTTCAGATAAAGCCAAATTCCTCACCGTGTTCCTTTGAATTAGGTACTGGGTACACAGTGGAATTATCAGCTTCAGCAATGTAGCGTTTGAGAAACAGTTCGACTCAACAAGTGCTTGCAAACTCCTCAACCCTCTAGACCTCTTAAACTTTTGCAATTCCCTCATACTATGGAGGTGGTCAGCCACAACTGGGTTTGACAACAAATCTGAATGTAAATCTGAGAACAAAACCGAGTTAGAATTCAATATAGTAGAAAATAGCCTCACATACTGCTCTAAAATCTCCAGACATAAGCAAATCAGTGAATCTTCAGAATTTCCTCCCAAACACCGACGTATGAATGGGAATAACGTGTTTGAAAACAAGTATGTTGGTTCGGAATACTTGCCATAGTCTAGACACACTGGTTCTACTAatctaaatttaacaatcTCAAGAACTTTAAATGACAGTGCTGCCACTGACCTCCTTACTCCTGGATCACCTTGGTGACTCCATAACAAGAAGAATGAATGTGTTAACAGTGTATCAACACACCTAAGTGACAAGTTTTTACTATCCAGGTCTTGTATGATTTCTGAGATGATTTCCACATTCTGGTCCAAATCCAGCCTCAACTCAACTGATACTTTATTCATTGCACATAACCTTTCACCCGTATATCCAACTCCCTCatctaaaatattgttaattcagttaaatattgttaaataatattaattctgtaaaatattgttaaatagtCTAAAGCATTGTTGAATGGTGTAAAGCattaaatagtgttaaattacCTTTTGATGGTATTTTAGGTATGAGTGAGGACGCGTAATGTCTACATCTGTTATCTGGCACCAGTGATAACACATTGTTTATGAACTCCCATATATGTTCTAGTGACTCTGTATCTTTTGGCTCCAGTAATGATATGCATGTTTCAAGGGAATTTAGTATCTTTTTCCATAGTTCCAAATCACTCTTTGAGTTTAGTTTCAGTGATGTATTCATTTCAGTTCTTGATGGTAATGACGAGATGAATATTGACAACGCCTTTTGTTTTACTTCGTTGTCAAGATCCAAGACTACAATGTATGAGAGTAGGTTACATTCATATTTTCCTGAACTACACATTGAATCTAGCAAAGCCTCTGATgaatttatcattaatgTTTTCATTTCAGTGTTTTCTGTCAAGTCATTCTTTTTCAAATGATTCGGATACAGGTTATATATGTTATTCGCCAGAGTTAAGTGTTTTTGTGTTAACTTCGACTGGAAAACTGACGGAAACAAATCCTTAATAACTTTTGTGCAAAATGACTCTATATAATCCATCTGAGATGTGCATATTAAAACGAAATCGAGCCCAACCACCTTAATGAGTTCTACTATTGTCTTGGAATGCCTGGACAATATTTCAAAGAAGTGCCCTGTTCCAAATATTCTTACCAGCTCAATCATGATTTTAAACGTACGTTCTACTGTA harbors:
- the GTF3C5 gene encoding RNA polymerase III transcription factor (TF)IIIC subunit family protein yields the protein MKFVVVAVPGVISPDSNGDEILRAIGGKEGLRSVLNGEKSEQLILRFGIDSTSSFVPANTYEDNIPCKLVAKAKLWKSGKCTIELLGPVVDYFSFSHPSDFLHLSLQPVVAGELVGDRLPSNVPTIPPPIFTKIDMIDQLFNKSLSSGSTPSTTQKVKKYASGSIFSSVARFEDTNVPLTPLNLALPSPDPTLMSYMENLFNKRKLWLRSALDEFLPVGYSNWKKRTAFSRICYLFSDGPWRGCMCKIGYDPRKDIESRFYQTIDFRDPHYRTISWKTGRRSLSNPENLGHELTIDKEKTYGELSKEVITPNPEVHFLIPSNRPSQLYQLCDICDAGIQNIVHSTDFSSGILNNECSKSTGWYSVSALTKIRDMMVVKSLRMRHQHNQLVTN
- the FPGS3 gene encoding bifunctional protein FolC family protein encodes the protein MKDEEDLEFRRCVNHILSNSTKQDNFLKCIDLLGIKTNQFNIIHVSGTNGKSSVAFKVSKCLVSLGLKVGLFTSPHIFEYTERIRVQCVQISKSDFVRITDYIFSVIGDIPIHFFSSVLLISLVYFVEKNVEWVVLESGIGGLLDPTNFAPNTKAVVISSIGYDHMAILGKTLDEIAHQKAGTIKPGSVVVLGPNCYKDEIFESKAKEVGAKVIKNNKKDFESFDEENTETARLVVEEALGLGKANISALNSRLKMRLKILSREECEVVKNHVFSKYPSLVPKLTEYGIPKAVVLDIAHNNTAINRLCSDLFKVFTGNAVFCVSISQNRTLNIFNPLGSFLKRDNPSKPSIEVLYLDVNHSYCRMLEDVNHDLDNPDLSPDVKKIFKSGLDKTRQICSTESSGFNHSNAVLDDFDKVLYSAFIESCKNGDILVLTGTAYMMEQSFKSLGSSF